In the Rhea pennata isolate bPtePen1 chromosome 25, bPtePen1.pri, whole genome shotgun sequence genome, one interval contains:
- the PRELP gene encoding prolargin isoform X1, with protein MWCSAASIPQGAGGASREAPVAGCSAGPGSGVAGAGGGGRAERFHLGSKRLKCSCGRLCPREEPGRELGNIWTMKVSFRLLLPLVLVLISEVSGQRRKPPRKPTRPPPEPVEPTELPPPLPPGPPSVFPDCPRECYCPPDFPSALYCDSRNLRKVPIIPSRIHYLYLQNNFIDDLPEESFRNATQLKWVNLDNNRIRKVDRRVLEKLENLIFLYMEKNQLKEVPSFLPPNLEQLRLSRNQISKIPAGVFNKLENLVLLDLHHNKLSDGVFNKNTFKGLKNLMQLNLAHNILRKMPPGVPSAIHQLFLDRNNIEDIPSDYFKEFPNLAFIRLNYNQISDKGLPKNSFNLTNLLVLHLAHNKLTNVPFISSKLEHLYLNNNSIEKINGTQICPTSLVSIQDFSPSDLDSVPRLRYLRLDGNLLKPPIPLDLMMCFRLLQSVVF; from the exons ATGTGGTGCTCGGCTGCCAGCATCCCGCAAGGCGCCGGAGGAGCCTCCCGGGAAGCGCCCGTTGCCGGCTGCtccgccgggccgggcagcggggTCGCGGGCGCTGGCGGAGGCGGACGGGCCGAGCGTTTCCACCTGGGATCGAAGAGATTGAAGTGCAGCTGTGGGAGGCTTTGTCCTCGGGAAGAGCCTGGGAGGGAGCTG GGAAATATCTGGACCATGAAGGTGTCCTTCAGATTGCTTCTCCCACTGGTTCTTGTGTTGATCTCGGAGGTGAGCGGGCAGCGGAGGAAGCCTCCCCGGAAACCCACGCGCCCGCCTCCCGAGCCTGTCGAGCCCACTGAGCTGCCCCCGCCCCTGCCACCAGGTCCCCCCTCCGTCTTTCCCGACTGCCCCCGGGAATGCTACTGCCCTCCAGACTTTCCCTCTGCCCTCTACTGTGACAGTCGCAACCTGCGGAAGGTCCCCATCATCCCGTCCCGCATCCACTACCTCTACCTCCAGAACAACTTCATCGATGACCTCCCAGAGGAATCCTTCAGGAACGCCACTCAACTGAAATGGGTCAACCTAGACAACAATCGCATCCGGAAGGTGGACAGGCGGGTCCTGGAGAAGCTGGAAAACCTCATCTTCCTCTACATGGAGAAAAACCAGCTCAAGGAGGTGCCTTCCTTCTTGCCACCCAACCTAGAGCAGCTACGTCTGAGCAGGAACCAGATCTCCAAGATTCCTGCTGGGGTCTTCAACAAGCTGGAGAACCTGGTGCTCTTGGATCTGCACCACAACAAGCTAAGTGATGGGGTCTTCAACAAAAACACCTTCAAGGGACTCAAGAACCTCATGCAACTCAACCTCGCCCACAATATCCTGAGGAAAATGCCCCCTGGGGTACCCAGTGCCATCCACCAACTCTTCCTAGACAGGAACAACATTGAGGACATCCCCAGCGACTACTTCAAGGAGTTCCCCAACCTGGCATTCATCCGGCTCAACTACAACCAGATCTCTGACAAAGGGCTGCCCAAGAATTCCTTCAACCTCACTAACCTGCTGGTGTTGCACCTGGCTCACAACAAGCTCACCAATGTCCCTTTCATCAGCTCCAAGCTGGAGCACCTCTACCTAAACAACAACTCCATTGAAA agATCAATGGGACGCAGATCTGCCCCACATCCCTGGTGTCCATCCAGGACTTCTCACCCTCGGACCTGGACAGCGTGCCCCGGCTCCGCTACCTGCGGCTGGATGGGAACCTCCTGAAGCCCCCCATCCCCCTGGACCTGATGATGTGCTTCCGGCTCCTGCAGTCCGTGGTCTTCTAA
- the PRELP gene encoding prolargin isoform X2 yields the protein MKVSFRLLLPLVLVLISEVSGQRRKPPRKPTRPPPEPVEPTELPPPLPPGPPSVFPDCPRECYCPPDFPSALYCDSRNLRKVPIIPSRIHYLYLQNNFIDDLPEESFRNATQLKWVNLDNNRIRKVDRRVLEKLENLIFLYMEKNQLKEVPSFLPPNLEQLRLSRNQISKIPAGVFNKLENLVLLDLHHNKLSDGVFNKNTFKGLKNLMQLNLAHNILRKMPPGVPSAIHQLFLDRNNIEDIPSDYFKEFPNLAFIRLNYNQISDKGLPKNSFNLTNLLVLHLAHNKLTNVPFISSKLEHLYLNNNSIEKINGTQICPTSLVSIQDFSPSDLDSVPRLRYLRLDGNLLKPPIPLDLMMCFRLLQSVVF from the exons ATGAAGGTGTCCTTCAGATTGCTTCTCCCACTGGTTCTTGTGTTGATCTCGGAGGTGAGCGGGCAGCGGAGGAAGCCTCCCCGGAAACCCACGCGCCCGCCTCCCGAGCCTGTCGAGCCCACTGAGCTGCCCCCGCCCCTGCCACCAGGTCCCCCCTCCGTCTTTCCCGACTGCCCCCGGGAATGCTACTGCCCTCCAGACTTTCCCTCTGCCCTCTACTGTGACAGTCGCAACCTGCGGAAGGTCCCCATCATCCCGTCCCGCATCCACTACCTCTACCTCCAGAACAACTTCATCGATGACCTCCCAGAGGAATCCTTCAGGAACGCCACTCAACTGAAATGGGTCAACCTAGACAACAATCGCATCCGGAAGGTGGACAGGCGGGTCCTGGAGAAGCTGGAAAACCTCATCTTCCTCTACATGGAGAAAAACCAGCTCAAGGAGGTGCCTTCCTTCTTGCCACCCAACCTAGAGCAGCTACGTCTGAGCAGGAACCAGATCTCCAAGATTCCTGCTGGGGTCTTCAACAAGCTGGAGAACCTGGTGCTCTTGGATCTGCACCACAACAAGCTAAGTGATGGGGTCTTCAACAAAAACACCTTCAAGGGACTCAAGAACCTCATGCAACTCAACCTCGCCCACAATATCCTGAGGAAAATGCCCCCTGGGGTACCCAGTGCCATCCACCAACTCTTCCTAGACAGGAACAACATTGAGGACATCCCCAGCGACTACTTCAAGGAGTTCCCCAACCTGGCATTCATCCGGCTCAACTACAACCAGATCTCTGACAAAGGGCTGCCCAAGAATTCCTTCAACCTCACTAACCTGCTGGTGTTGCACCTGGCTCACAACAAGCTCACCAATGTCCCTTTCATCAGCTCCAAGCTGGAGCACCTCTACCTAAACAACAACTCCATTGAAA agATCAATGGGACGCAGATCTGCCCCACATCCCTGGTGTCCATCCAGGACTTCTCACCCTCGGACCTGGACAGCGTGCCCCGGCTCCGCTACCTGCGGCTGGATGGGAACCTCCTGAAGCCCCCCATCCCCCTGGACCTGATGATGTGCTTCCGGCTCCTGCAGTCCGTGGTCTTCTAA